The Papaver somniferum cultivar HN1 chromosome 6, ASM357369v1, whole genome shotgun sequence genome segment agctatcaatatttagtaatttgtcagtaatttttcgaattgagcaatacttgctcaattgcaagacaaattatcaacattcagtaatttgccgaattgagcgatacttgctcaatTGTACGTGAAATCATCAACATTCATTATTTtcccgaattgagcaatacttgcttaattTCTCGTCAAAATTGTCAACATTCAGTACTTTGTCGAACtttgcaatacttgctcagttgctcgtcaaattctcaaatattcagtaattcgtcgaatcgagcaatacttgctctcgctcaaatactggttagtaattcatcactgaatctacaatactgacactatttcagagaactacatgttcgatccatgaatcgctgagcattcaccattcatgctcgattcaacaaaacctagactcattgtctgatcagtcaacaactgactcactaatacacgtctgtcatgcagactccacgatttgtgataCATCAATCAcgacaaattgggggatatcaattagggttttggtatggcggcctacagcacatggattcatccacaagaaaaaatgtgagtaagtcgtgtcaacggttgaaggagttagcaaagtagtgggtgaacgatcaaccaagtctccgcataatctggaactggtttcgccacgatctcccattttcccactctttcactcaagaaaccatcacacttacagggatcaaggtgttcacaactctgacaatataaataagtctctgaatccatgattgaaaaaagaacatacaagaaacgatcactagctatcagcaatcgtccagaatttctcgagtaactactctcaagaattcatcaatacatcagaacttattcgaacttaccagttcatcaatattgcagaaaccttcaacacatccacaaaccttgatcatcactgatcccacacaattctcagcttccctcctacagatcaacccatctccctctttgcgacctaattgactctggaacggctatttacttggtttaggccggagtcctacagattgatctctcgaatctaagcactccctctgcagtgcatctgtgtgaggttaagcagtttgctcggttgaggagtctcgacaacacgctcgtctcttcacttccctaaaaaccagcgactcgtttttccccatctacacctacCTATTGGGCCGGTCAGTATAAGGGTCACTACGCAAAACCAACGGTTATCCTTGAGTttgctgcttcttatgattgttggatatggcatgctttttttggtctCCCGAGATCTCAAAACGATACAAATGTTTTACACAAATCGCCtttgtttgaagatttaaagTATGGAATTTCTCCTCAGGTAAATTTCACTATCAACGGGAATCACTACACTCAAGGTTATTATCTTGCAGATGGAATTTATCTAAAATGGCCAACTTTAGTTCAATGTTACCATCAGCCACCTTGCGGTGAAATGGGTCATTCATACTCATATTTCAATATTAGACAAATGGATATTATAAATGATGTGGAACGGGCTTTTGGAATTCTGAAGTGGAAGTTCGCAATCATTTGTGGGCCTTATCATGGTCTAAGTGCTCGTGAAATGCATAATACTATGCTGACTTGcatcattatgcataacatggtaATCCATGAAACTCGTCATAATAAGAATTGGACTAACCATAAAGATGAAGACTTAAGGCCTGAGGTTATACCGGCAAGAGCATTACCTGCAAGGAACTATGCGCAAATGACCAGTCATATTGAGAACAGAACTATGTATAACAGGTTGAGGGAAGATCTCAGAGCGAATATGTGCGCTGAGTTTGGAAGAGATGTAGGACGAATTGAGTAGTgttgtttcattttttattttatttttattttatttttaaattgttTAAGTGTTTAAAATTGTTGTTCCATAGTTTTGTTTtgaagatgtttaagtttaaaaaatttTAACGGTCATTAAAAGTTGCGGTCTAGACTCAATCGCTAGAGGTGTAGACTCAATCGCCCACATTCCTTtataaatataccttcatttcatccatttcaaaatcacaccttcactTCTCTACTTCTCTATTCTCTACTTCTCTAATTTCTGGTTATTAATTTATGGATGATCCTATATTCACtaaagatgaagatttatctctttgtagaaacTATGTAATATACTACCCGAAGAGAGGTGAAGAACGACGGATGAACGGTTTACctagtatgagttatttgggtaAAATTCTTGATGCCTTCTGCACAGAGACAGGTAATCCTCATAACCGGGATCGTGCTGCTTTGCTTTGCCGATTCATGACTATCAAAAACATCTTGTGGATTTTATAGCTATGAAAAGGATTGTCACTCGATACTGTCTTAGAGGTGAGACCAATGCTGAATTGGGAATACAAACTCGAGACGAGTGGCGATGATGGAAACGAAAAGATTTCGAATACGAAGCGCTTACCAAATTCTTAAGAGATTTCTAATAAATCGTATGGGATGTTAGGCTTAATATTAGTTTTCATGGATGTTgtcaagtttaagttttaatgtaattgatagacacacttttgtgtttgaattgtcctcagtgtctctattgctagtgcttgattttgtacttattatggtgtttttatgtttgtgtaggtgtttttggagaaatacacttgtgtggaaaaagttgctcaaaaagtgctatttggaccccggaggacatttgttatacggaccccagatttggctaaggggcacccagggttatgcatagcccaaattcatcctcagcacccaattactaaggggcacactacctgctatttgcacccccagagcgccacctgctattcgcacccctggtttggttagggggacaccttcttcttcgtttaaaaaaaaaaattggcgggaaaactttgTAATGAACTGGCAGATTTTTAATCAAGATTTTGACGATGTTCTacagagattaaatggctgaaacttcgtgggtagttgtgatttttcataacaggcatgttatgggtgtttgtttggaTCAGAATTGGCTGAATCATGTCATGGAGCAAAACAGGGGAGTACGTGAAAAGGGGGAAGATTTTCACGCGTCTGCATTGCTGGGAAAGTTTGGAATGTGCTAGGAGAATGCTAGAGGTGTGTAAGagttaaacaaggagagtttgcaTCTGTAAAACCCGTAAGAAtctaaaacagaaaagaaaatatccgaaaatattttctttcactgccgagaatttgtgaagttatggaggagaAGATTCGATGCATATTTCGGGTATAAATAGAGTCCCTTTGGTCATATAAggggttacggagagtttgggaaggatttggacatcacagaggcgaaacacgatcaccagagaaacctgttgctgctgctgccattgaagaacatagacccacagaaacagtcgtttttgctacagtatttgcgactgctcagcgacagtcttagagctacagtaccAGTGACACATCCTTTGTATCGTTCTTTTCATTTTGTAACACttgtaactgttgcaaacccggttatcattgtttctcccatttcatcatttgtacaccacctttgagcaataaaaaatgaattttgagcgtgttttcctaatgatgagctaaactcaatccttggggcgacggaggaagccattctctcaagaattatgtggtaatatttattttataaatttatgcaatatttttatatgattaattgcattgataaaaattaaattaaatgattcttattaatcaaatgtgttttctcttgatgatgcatgcttagttttagactcttgatgcgttatacttgcgactaacatttgatattttgggaatctgattttggcaatactttagaatcgaatcaattgttttaattgcatgatataaattaatttagactACATAAGttttgatgaatggtgaaatcctagctccagcctctccataatttttacaacatatcaacatttatttgctttattttctttgctttaaaattaagtctaaaatctattgctttcacaagtctcaacgaactttttactacaactcaacttAAAATCACATCagtaatgaaaaataaaatagtttaagttttaatgtaatgaaaaaactagaacaattttattcaccataactaataCATCTTTATTAAAATTAAAACTGATGCATTAATTAATTAAGTGGCACTACTTCATCTTGGTAttcatcttcctcatcttcaGCTTGAACTCCAAATTGTTTTTCCAAATTTCTCTTGTTTCGTGTTTCTTCAACTCCTCTGCTAACTTGTCCATCTTCACCTCTCATACCATATATTGTCTGGGATTCATTTTTGTGGTGTTTGCATTTAGAATCTTATTCTTGTCATAGTCTGAAACAAATTTCTCTTCAGTTTGTCGATGTTTTTTCATCTCCCTAGTCAAGAAGCCCCAGTCTACAACTCTTTGTTTTTCGACAATCTTCTGATGCTCTAAGAAAGTATCAAAAACACTTTCACCTCCTTCATTTGCTTCTCCTTCTTGGGCAGCTTTTCTCGCTGCTCGTGCAGCGTTTCTTCCTAATAATTTTCTCTTAATCGCAATATTGACATTcaagttggaattgttgtttgttgtggtttatggtgaagaaaatggaTTCTCCATAGGGAGATGAGAAGTTTGAGATGTTGTGAACCTGGTGTTGAAGGAGAAGAAGTGTATGGTGAACTTGCAGGTACATTCTGCATGTTTTCTAGCACTTCTGGATTATATTTAGGTaacactttcaaaatatgataacaactttcataagCAAAGTTTTTCCCATGTTTATGGTGCTAATCAGTTCGACACTTTCGTTCGACATCAACATCGACAAGACCGCTCTCTCGGCCACGAGAAACTTGCATTAGAGCAGCGACATACAAGGCAACTTGGGCTTTGATTATAACAAAACGACCGGACAATCCATTTGTATCACGATCGTCGATGTTCATAGTTTCATCACGAAATTTagcaaatatgttatcccacaactTGGTAGATTGTTGATGGGCATCATCGACACTATCTTGTGTAAAgaacacatagtttctgcaaatgttTTCATCTTCGGCTATGGTAAATTTTGCACCCCTAATTTTCTTATGTTTAGTTTGAGTATTAGATTGAGTATTAGGTTGAGACATATTAAAGAAGTTATACAATACGAGTGAATGGAAaagttggatgatgaaatttctTTTAGATTAACAAATGTGAAGAGTAGAGAAGAGAAAGTGTGAGTTAAAATGATAGAGTAATGTGGTATTTATATGGAAAAAATATTTATGGCCGTTGGACTAGATTCTACTTAGGGGTGTAAACTAGATCGGCGGTCTTATAAGAGACGCTAGCGGTGCTGTAAAGACCTACAGGTGTTTACTACACTGAGCGGTCGAGACTCGGCCGCTCGGTTGAAACTTGACCTGGcatggctaagtggcaaattttccACTTAGACAGGCCAGGTTACCAGCTCCATAGTAGGTGCAAAAATGGCAAACTTAAGAGTTTGCCACACCCATAGGAACTGGCCTAAGCTCACCTAAGTTTtcgtatgaaaaaaaaaaaaacgaaggcaggcgcttctttattatttgaaacctattataggggctctAAATGTGGATGTGGGAGACCTATTTTattatcaaaaatacaaaaacatcCTTTGAAAATCTAAACAATTACCAAACCTAAATTTaattaaatcaaaaacaaaacctaaattaaacccgatcgaaaaaaaaacaaaaaaaaatctaaaccccACCCGTCTCTTCTACTTCTACCTCTCTTCTTCTCGTCCATcgtcattttttttttacttcaacaaAGATTAATCATCGATTTTCAGCCAGTAATACTTTTAATCGGGTAAGAATCGAAAAGTCAATCATTTTTAATGCTTTTGATCCGATGAATAGGttagatttgatcaaattagaGATTCAAAAATTAGTTTCAGAACTAgatacggttgggaaatattgaTTTCCCAAATGTAGGATTGATTTACGGTGGGAAAATATTGATTTTCTCATCGTATAAATTTTCTAAGGttggttgggaaaatatgaactcccaaccgtaaaagCTTTACTAACTTTTGTATATGGTGGAAAAACCCAACCGTAAGTTTCCCTGGTTTTgtatacggttgggaaaatatgaactcccaaccgtaagtgTTTAACTAATTTACCCAACCGTAAGTTACCTTGGTTTTGTATACGGTTGGAAAACCTAACCGTTACttcagttttcaaaaaaaaaaaatcccgtgATTTTGATTTCAAATATAAACTATAAATAAAATGCTTAGTCTAATCTTATTACTAATCTTATCACTAATCTTACTCCTTAATTTAGTTAacctaatcattaacattaattaaTTATTGGGGTTTTGgatttactatttcatgaccctttTTTATATCATTTTGTGACCCGTAAATTTTGTCTGACCTTGTCCATTTAAGAGTGTCCATAGATCCTCACTCTTCTTATTATTAGGTTTAATAATAAGTGTCAATCAAATTATTTAGAATACAAAAGTAgctaaaaaattattatataatgcAATCATTATCCATCTGATTTTGAAATATTTTAAGAGGTGGGATTACTTTCGGGCAGCAGCAGTATTTGTTGGGAAAGTGCATTGTTTTGGCTTGATTATGAGAAAAGGAAAGAAGTATAACCAAGAATACAAAGTATAGTTTGGATAACTTATTccatgtaaagagtggtcaggatttgtcctcaCAAAAGATAAATCTATGGGTGTAATCGCTTGTCATAACTGATGGTTGTGATTGTAATTAGAAATGCATCTAATGGATAAAATTTACCATGTCGGTAATATTTCATTAACTCTtcataaagaaaataaattattttattaatGATGGTAATAAATATATTTTGTTAACTAATATTTAGGATCAGTTTGGTATTACCGTGAGTTTTACAAAAGTGCTTTTTTGATGTGCGTTAATTGTGTTGAACTATGTAAAAAAGTAATTGAACGTTTGCAAAATATAAACTAAATCTAAAATTGATTtaaaaagccatcaaattgtgTTTGAGAAAATATCAGGTGCAACTATcgttgtagcaaatgacaaaaagaGATATatctctgaaaattattttattttattttaccgtGTCTAAAAATAAGTAATTTTTTTACTATTAGACATATATGTAaggtattatttttcttaaccactttttaaataACAATAGttatttaatatttattgttgataaaTTAAATAATCTTTCACTGAAATTGTATGATATAAAATAtagtttgaaaatgaaaaataattatctATACTGAATAAAATATAACGATTAAAAATTGGTAATATTTTGATTTAGGGATGATTTTTGTCAGTTATtggaataaaaaagaaaaacaaatttgaaATTAGAGTTGGACTAATCTTTTGCAAGCTCCTTTTGCACAACTTTTAAAAGTTGATAGGGTTTAAAAGTGTTTTACATAAAACACACTTTACATAAAAAGCACTCGGATGAAAAAATATTGCTATAAATATGTGTTCAAAGTACTTTTCTTGAAAGAAAAAAGCAGTACCAAACTCAGTTATACTGGCTAACAATTATATTAGTGGACCATAGAGTTGGTGGCAAGTATTAGTGCCCAATGAGTAATTTCGCATCGTCTCATGAATTTCTTAATGATTGAtttaacgttatttttattcaatgatgatgtataacattttttattattattagaatATATTTCTATTAGGTTAAGTAGTTAACATTTGACTTACTAACTAATATCatggtttcattatttttatgcAACGAATAACCTCACATTTAGTGTCGCAGAATGCAATAGCTTGACCCTTTGTCATTTGGCCATTGTGGTTATCTGACAGTGTGGGGTTTCTATGGTCACCGCTGCGGTCATTCAGAGGCAGCttcccaggaggtcacccatcccaggattactctctcccgagcatgcttaactatagACCTTTTTGCCAACTCTGAAGTCAATTATGCTGAAACGGTCTGGGTGTTAGGAAAGAAAAAACCTATATTCTATTCGACGAATCCTACCTGCCGAGTCAGAGTACTATAATACCACCATCTTAATTGGAGACGTCCTCGGCTCCGGGATATGATCAATCCTAGACTTTGGCGTTCTTTGTCGCTCATGAGACCCTTACCTGACACAACGAACCTGTCCAACATACTCTTTCACCCTCGACAGGTAACCCATGGTCCGCTCTGATACCATCTGTAATGACCTGATCCTCCGCCAATATTGTCCCCACTCAGCCACTACGGTTATCCGatggtgtggggttttcaactgaCACTGATGCGGTCATTCATCAACAATTTCCGGGGAAGTAACCCATCCATGGATTACTCTCGCCCGAGAATGCATAAATATAGAGGTTTTGGCCAACTCTGGATCCAACTATGCTGAAAATGCCTCaatgttaggaaatgacaaattGTTACCTATATTATGTTTGGTGAACCATATTCGCCGAATTGGATTATGTACATAGACTATCTAGGTATTTTGAAGAACTAGAACTACATCTTATATGAGTATAATGGTTTCCATCGGAAATGACTTAACGTTTTAATATGTAGTAGCTTAAGTTAATGCATTAGCTTTTCTTTATGTTAttgaaatagtaagaacataCAATGCGATGTGTATCGTTCAGTCAATTCtgagttttactcttttcaaactaTTCTTAAAGGGGACAAAATCAATAAGGGTTTGAATACTGTTAATACCTACATAATTATTCTCGAGACGTATGAGTGCAGGTGTTGTAATTTTTTTACATCCAACATAGCTTAATAAGGGATATGCAGAAGGGAAGTACCATTTCAAATGATTGATAAGATAtttttgtaaactaaaaaacGTATCAAACAATGGTTGTTCTTTTTTGGAAAAAGTATGGAAAATTAAATCGATATAATTCTACGGATGGGTTGAGGATACAACTCAGGAAAGGAGGGGCATAGTTTGGGAGAACGTCAAGGCGGAAAATGCTAGAAATGAATCATATATGACTACATATATAAGAAAATATTTGCGGACTGAAAAATAGAAATATCTATCCGTTTTTCCTTTACCTTTATCATGATAAAAAGAGCAAACTTgataattaataaatattatatttaatatCCATGCGTAAAAAAATGCATAATCAAATAAAAACTATGCTCGTGATGTTACGGCACGGTTAAGCCCTAGTTGTATCATATAGCAGTATATCACTAAGCATATAGtatatttcttttatttggtTTTTCTATTTATCTTTACGGCATTTTGTTTGTAAAATATAGGTTTGGGTAAAAAAGATATAAGAAAATTTAGTCAAATACTCCCTCTGTCCAAGTTATATAGACGTAGAAACCAAATCTCTAAAATTAAGAAATTTGTATGGGATTTATAAAtatcttatttttttttgttttacccTTTGCTTTTGATGAAAACTAGTAATATTAAATTAAATCTAGTATAATATTACTATCATAAATAGGGGCATATTTGTAAAGAGTCATCTAGGAAATAGAACTATGCCTATATAAATTGACAAGTAAAAACTAGTTCTCCACCTATATAAATTGGACCGAGAGAATATATCCTTCaatttaaattttattctttATCATatcatttttctctctcctaattattTTTTCTCTCAAGTTTAACAGGGATGTTTCGATTAGGATTTAAATAGATATTTCACAATCCTAAAAGCTCCTAGGTATTCGATTAGGATTTATAATGAATCATTAAATATCcatggtattcaattaggatagttttagattccacaaatatcctaggtattcaattcATTTAAGATTTCTTAGGATAGTTGATGGCCAAGATACATATGGATTCTTATGGTTATTTGTAGGCAAAATGTGTATGTTATTATCTTATATCAATCTCAACCCACACCGcaagagtttcatggattcttatggacaattttttttattttttattttttatcacaTCATGCTATGTTTTTACACcgcccaccaccaaccaccgcatCATCACCAATAACAACCACCGCTAACCACCACCCAACCATCACTAACCACCGCCATCGACCACCAACTACCACCACTGAAAAAAATCACCACAGtcaccaccaaccaccatcaCCGCCAACGTCCACACATCACCCACCACCTCAACTtatggatgtttttttttttgaaaggaatatATGATGCAATTTGTAAATCTGAACTAATCCTAACTTATCTATTATAATCCAAAATTATATATCTATAAGAATTTATAAGATTCATTTaagaaacattataaatccaCTAGATTCAGGCAAACGACTATCTGTTTTTATCCATACAAATCctgatccaatacacccctgtaaAATTAATCGTGAGAAAGGTCTTAACTTCCGGAATATAAGTCGgctttttataaaatttatttttggaaAGGGGTCGAAAATCTCTACAACAAGATCAATTGTTGATATGATATTCGAAAAAATTATGTATTTTAAACCAGGCCGAGGATATGTTATGCACCCAGATGCAACCTGGCCAAAATTGAAACATCTCTTATATGGCTAATTCACATTTCAGTTGACCGAGCTTAATTCTAATTGTTTTGTTCAAAAGCAAAGATTTCCACGGTCCCGATTCGTCCTATTCAGATATTCACACGACCAAGAACTACTGGATTTTCTTTCCCTTAAAGGAGAAGGAGGGATGGAATGCCAACAAACGTCTATTATCGAATTCACCCGACCTGATGGTACCCATTTTGGAAATGTCTAGTGTCAAAATAACTGAACGGGTAAGTCGTCAATCCCTAAAATGGACTATGTAATGTACTTTATCTGTCGGGTTACGGGCAGGAATTTTATCAGAGGTTTCTATTGTATTAATTTACCCCTGTGTGATTCCGGTTACAGCATATACTCGAGGGTAATGCAAGGGAGATGATTTCAAACTGGACTCCCCATTCATTATATAGAGAAGACCTTCAAATCCAAGGGTTAACCAACCAAAAAATGTATTAAATACACTGGCATGTCCCTGTTACGGTCCACCCATTATTGGAGGGGTGCTTTGAATAAAACTTGAGTTACCACCAGTTTAGTTGTTAGTTACTTTTCATTTTGTTAGTTATTTTGGGATGTGTGCTCATGTGAATCACATATTTAGTCGGGTGAATGTTGTCCTTCTATTTACCTTGTGGTTGTTAGAACAAATAAccgaaaaattaatcaataaaattatctTTTCTCTGTCAATTTTTGTTCTTCCCAATCCAATTTCTACCCTTAGATATTTTGAATTGTTTTTGTGCTAATTTGTAATGTAGATCGTTACATACACGTATTCGTTTTCAAATCCAGTACGTGACTATGTGAAAGAGCGGTTTTTGGACCGTGTGATAGGAAATATAACACACTAAGAGGATGATTTTTAAATCTTGAAATAAACTTCTTGATTTGATTGGTTGATTagtatatttattttaattagtATATTCTCTGAAACAGTGAGACTCGTGTTAAAATCGCCAAGAATTAaaagaaatggaagaatgtttggAAGGATGATCATGTATtgctaaaggaaaaaaaaatccaatggcTGATTTTCAGCATCTTAATCTTCGCTTTGAAACACTCCTTAACATAAAGAGTGTAAGAATGGTAAAAATGTACTGCCACAATCCTCTACATTGAGTAGCACCTAATTTGATCATTTTATTATCAAACTATTTCACTTTAAGTGAAAGTTTACATTCTATATCCCTTGCTCTTGTTGGTTAAGAAAGAAAGTGTGCTTAGAATgtattaaaaatatcttcaaattTGTTCTTATTTAAACCGATGAAATCaacattaccaaatattataaattTAATTCAATACATATCATTTATTCATAAAGAGCCAAGATAGTAACTATGAGATAGGATCCACACACAATCTTATTCACACATTATTTGACAAAAGCATTCAGATGGATTTTTGGTGGAAGAGTAAAGAAAAAAAGGGAGTGTATCTTAAAAAGTTTAACAATGTAACTAAACCAAAAGTGTTAGGAGGTTTGGTCTTAAAAAAACCGCTGATATAAATATTGATGTACTTGTTAGGCTTGCTTGGAGATGGTTTCATGAACCAGATGCTCCTTGGGTAAGATTTTTGGAacacaaatatttttataatactAATCCCTTGCACTGTGTCTATGAAAATGGATCCTTTATCTGAAAAGGAATTTGTATGGGCCTAGAAATTCTAAGAGAAAATTGTTGTTGGAAAATAGGTGATGTGTgtgtgggggtgggggtggggctTGGAATGATAAATGGATTTTTGACTTGGTACAAAAGGTTAGTGATAGGTTTAGATCAAATAGCATGGAAACTGTGGATCAGCTGATAATTCAGGATCAAAAGGTTTGGAATacaaatgttttacatgtgttgttTGACACTGATACTGTAGACAATATCACTAAGATTAGAATACCTGAGTCAGGAATATATAAATTGAGGTGGACACCAACTAAAAGTGGTATTTTTACTGTAAAATCTGCTTACAGAGTGATTAATGATGCAGAGTATAGTGCATCACAATTAAAATTTCCctggttaacattttggaaagCAAAACTGTCTCCAAAAATCCTTCATTTTTTATGGAAGGGTGTTCACAACTGTTTGCTTGTTAATGAAAAGTTGTCTAAGCATGTTCGGGACATAGATGAAGTGTGTCCTTTGTGTAAATCTGAATATGTAGACCATCTTCTTATCAACCAACCTGTAACCATAACAGTTTGGTTTGCATTAGATAGTAACTTTGTAGGTATAATTGTTGAAATAATCCTAAAAGACTGGATTAAAAGTTGGTTTGTAGGTACTACTAATATGAATGAGTTAATCATCT includes the following:
- the LOC113291310 gene encoding uncharacterized protein LOC113291310, whose product is METVDQLIIQDQKVWNTNVLHVLFDTDTVDNITKIRIPESGIYKLRWTPTKSGIFTVKSAYRVINDAEYSASQLKFPWLTFWKAKLSPKILHFLWKGVHNCLLVNEKLSKHVRDIDEVCPLCKSEYVDHLLINQPVTITVWFALDSNFVTRFVNQIQKELNEWNEHLSKQAAHTTHQTVSRVEVGWTPPRTGFHKINFDAYFLKVNKSMGIGLIMVDDAGVVGGAWSKNGIADDEVQAEALAAYEVIK